In the genome of Rhizobium binae, the window CCGGCAGATCTCCGCGCAGGCCATCATCAGCTTGAAGTGGGGGGGCTTGGTGTGCTCCCCGCCCAACTCCAGGCAATGGCCCATCGCCATCGACAGGCATTCGCTGTAGCAGGCCAAGCAGTTGTCGATGCAGGCCTTCATCTCGGTCGAGATACGATGCATGGCGGAATCTCCTACTTGACTTCCTTGTCCACCCATTTGGACATCTCTTCGATCTCCTTCTTCTGGGCTTCGATGATCCTCTGGGCCATCTGCTTGGCCTCTTCGTTGTCGCCGTACTTGAGCTCAACCTCCGACATGCTGATCGCGCCCATATGGTGAGCGATCATGCCGCAGACGAAGGAGACGTCGGCATCCTTCTTCATCATTCCCTGCATCATGTTCATGTTCATGTCCTTCATGCCGTCCATCGACGCCTTCTGGTAGTCGGTCACCTGCATGCCTCCCGACGACATGTCGTCCTTCGACTTGTCCATCATCATGCCTTCGGACTTGCATTTCTCCGGATAGGCCATCGTCGACTGCGCGGAAGCGTCCGAGGGAAGGGCTGCGAACGAGACAGTGGCGGCGGTCGCCAAAAAGGCGAGAGTGGCGAGTGTGTTCATAATGGTGCTCCTATAAATGATTGAGGATGGATTGGGCTCAAGCAGGAGAATCTCGAGGAGGAGGATCGATTGGCCGGATCAACAGTAGCGGCTGGTAGCTCTCCGGCACGCTGTCGTGGCGCATGGATTCGGTCTGGGGAGCCGCAATGGCAGCGAGTTCCAGGAGTATCTGGCAGCAGTGCATTGCCGAACAGCACGCCGTCTGGTGTCCGCATAAATCCCGGCCGTGGTGATGCTCCGCGGCGACCGCACTGTGCTGACCTTGGAGAGCCGCCAACGGCGTGGCGATGCCGAAAGGATTCACTGCCATCATCAGGGCGATGACGAACACCTGCGCGTAACGGAATATGCTCCCAAGTCCCATTTGGATGGCTTTCCCTTCCACGGCAGAACCATGCCGCAGCAGAAATGTTCCGCGTATCCGATGATCTGTGGCGGCGAGGCGTGTTGGCAATCGGCCGACGAGGAAAGTTTAACCCTCGCCCGCTACTCTGCGCCCCTCGCTTGGAGAGAACCCGATGAAACGTGGCTATTCGCTGGCCCAGATAGGACTTCACTGGCTGGTCGCCCTCATGGTGCCCGGCCAGTACCTGACGGGCGGCAGCATCGAGCGGACTCATCACGCCGTCCACATGGGCATGACACCATCGTACTGGGACATCGTCCAGCATCACCTCCACAACTACGCTGGAATGGCGATCGGCTTGCTGATGGGCGTGCGGCTGGTTCTACGTATCCTGCAGCCGCCCGATGCGAGCGCACCCGGAACATGGAGCGAGCGGGCCGCCACGGCGCTTCATCATGCCTTCTATGCCGCGGTCATCGCGCAGGCATGCATGGGATTCGCAGCGAGCTACTTCTGGTTGGGGATCGCGCCATATCACGTCGTGGGATCGAGGATCATCTTGGGGATGGTCGCGCTACACCTCGCCGCGGCGGCCTGGCACACGCTGGTCGCCCGTGACGAAACGGTAGACCGGATCGTGTTTCCTCGCAGCAAGCGGTCAGCCCAGGAACTGTAACGTCGCCAACGTCAGCACGACATAGCGGCCCGTCTTGGCGACGAACACGAGGATCGTGAACGGAAGCAGCGGCTCCCTGAGCACTCCGGCGACAACGGTAAGAGCGTCTCCAAGCACCGGCATCCAGGAAAGCAGCAGCGTCCACTTCCCGTATTTCCGGTACCAGCGGGACGAACGTTCGAGCGCCGCCTCCCCGACTGGAAACCAGCGTCGGTCCCGAAAACGTTCGACCCCGCGGCCTAGGAACCAGTTCACGATACTTCCAAGCGTGTTCCCGATGCTAGCGACGGCGAGCAGAGCAGGGACGGAGAACTTACCCGTGAGGAGAAGTCCGACCAGCACGGACTCCGATTGCATCGGCAGTATCGTCGCCGCGCCGAGTGCGGCGGCAAAAAGGCCGAAGTAGGATGCGAGATCGATCATTGAGAAAGAACAGCCCTGTTGACCTTACCACCGTTGGAAGGCGTAGCTATGCACCGACGTGATGTTCGCGCGCCACATAAAGGACTCGAACATCGACAAGGGATAGGTCCTAATTGAAATCGCGCTGCTTTGCATGTAGCTCGTCGGGAATGGGCAAGATGTACCGAATCACAGTGAGCAGGCTGCTCATGATGATGCGGCTGGTGATCATCGTATCACTGGCGGGGTACTCGCTGTCGAACGCCAACACTGCGATGCATGGCTCGTTTTTCCCTGACCTGCAAGTCGTTGCCGTGGACGCGACACCATCCCATGAAGGGCACACCATGGTGGGCGCGGCCGATCACGGCCACTCGCACGGTGACCTGTCCGATGATGGGGATGACATCTCGAAGCTCGTCAAGCAGCAATGCTGCAACGACTTCTGCGGCGGGCTTGGTATCATTTGTGAAGGCCCCGACGTCGGCGGACCCGTCGTGACCTCGATCCGGCAGTTCGCTGACGACCGTACGACCTTAGGCGAACTGCCGCCCCTCCATCGTCCCCCGAATATCTGAATAGAGACGCACCCGCTTGATCGGATCCAGTCGGTCCCCCGCCTTTGTTCTGGCGGACGACCGCAGGCTACCTCTTATTCGGACATTCATAATGAAACCCTCGATTTTCGTGGTGGGGCTGCCGCTTGTCATCGGCGGCTGCGCATCCACACTTCCTCCCAACGTGGTGGCGTCTTCCACCGCGGCCGAACAGCCGCCTGCGCGCGCGGTCGCGTATCAGTCGCCGATGTCGGGCTACGTCGCCAGGCAGCCCGTCGATCCCAAGCCGTGGCGCAGACAGAACGATCTGCAGTCTCCAGCGAATGGAGACGCCCAATGATTGGCTGTAGAAAACTGATCGCGACACTGGCATTCCCGCTGTTCTTGAGCGGCTGCATCACAGGAGCCGAGTATTCCAGCAAGGAGGCGGGCTTCACTCCGGTTGCCAACAAGATCGCAACCGTCACGGCCAAGCAGACCGTCTGGATCCAGAACCAGAACCAGGCTCGCGCGGTTGCTGCCGAGGTCAGAAGCCTGCTCGATCGAAAGAAGAGCCTCGATGTCGAGACGGCCGTCCAGATCGCCCTGCTCAACAACAAGGGCCTCCAGGCCGCCTACGCCGATCTCGGCGACAGCGCGGCGGACGCCTGGCAGTCAACGATGTTCATCAATCCGACCGTGTCCATCGGCACGACGGGCATGGGGACGCCGGAACTAGGGGCGTTCAAGACCGTCGAAGGGATGATCACGACGAACATCCTGGCGCTCGCAACGAGGAACCGGGACATCGCGATCGCCGACACCCGCTTCCGGCAGGCGCAGTTGACCGCGGCCGTGAGAACGCTCCAGGTCGCCGCCGACACGCGGCGCGCCTGGATCGGGGCCGTGGCGACCTGGGAGAACGTCGGACAGCTTCAGCGCGCCCAGGCGACGGCGGACGCCGCTTCCGATCTCGCGGAGAAGCTGGGCGAGACCGGCGCGATGACAAAGGGAGCCCAGGCCCGCGAACATGGCTTCGTCGCCGAACTCGCCGGCGAGACGGCAAAGGCGCGCCTCGCAGCTCGTCTCGCCAAGGAGGAGCTGACGCGGCTGATGGGTCTCTGGGGATCCGACCTGGACTACCAGGTCCCGAACAGCCTGCCGTCGCTGCCGAAGTCCGTCGTCAGGCGCGATACCATCGAGGCCGAGGCTCTAAGGAACCGCATCGACCTTCAGGTCGCGAAGCTCGAACTGGAGGCGACAGCCAAATCCTATGGTCTCACTGAAGCCACCCGCTACGTCACCGATCTCGAAATCCTGACGGGCTTCGAGACGGAACGGGAAATCGAGGACGACGAAAGGACCACCAGGACGACCGGCCAGGTTGAGCTGGAGTTCGCGATCCCGATCTTCGACACAGGCAAGGCGCGGATGCGCAAGGCCGAACTGGCCTATATGCGGGCGGCAAACCAGCTTGCGGAGAAGGCCGTCAACGTCCGCTCGGAAGCACGCTCCGCATACGAGGCATACCGTTCGAACTACGACATCGCGCGGCACTACCGCAACAATGTCGTGCCGTTGCGCACCAAGGTCGAGGAAGAATCTCTGCTGACCTACAACGGCATGATCACCAACACTTTCGAGCTGCTCACCGACACCCGCGACAAGATCAACTCCATCCTGCTCTCCGTCAACGCCAAGCGCGATTTCTGGCTAGCCGAAGCCAACCTGGCGCCTGCGATCTACGGTGGTGGCGCGACCAACGCGCCGGCAGAGACCGAAGTCGCCGCTGCTTCCGGCAGCAGCGCTGGCGGCCATTGAGAAAGGAACCCAACATGTTCAACAGACGACAGTTGTTCGGTGCGAGCGCAGCGCTGCTGGCGGCGGGAGCCTGGACGAAAACCTCAGCGATGGGGCTGCCCGACGCCCCGGCAATGAAATCGGCGGACATGCAACCTCCGCTCCACCCGACCTCTGGTCCGGACTACCAGCCGGTCGTCACCCTTAACGGCTGGACCCTGCCCCACCGGATGAACAACGGCGTCAAGGAGTTCCACCTCGTCGCCGAGCCCGTCGAACGCGAAATGGCCGATGGCATGACCGCTTATCTGTGGGGCTATAACGGCCAGTCCCCCGGCCCGACGATCGAAGCCGTCGAGGGCGACCGGGTGCGCATCTTTGTGACCAACAAGCTGCCTGAACACACGACGATCCACTGGCACGGCATGATCCTGCCGTCGGGCATGGACGGCGTCGGCGGCCTGACGCAGCCACACATCCCGGTCGGAAAGACCTTCGTCTACGAGTTCGATCTCGTGAAGTCGGGCACCTTCATGTACCACCCGCACTCCGACGAGATGGTGCAGATGGCGATGGGCATGATGGGCTTCTTCGTCGTCCATCCGAAAGATCCGAAGTTCATGCGGGTCGACCGCGATTTCGTCTTTCTGCTCAACGCCTACGACATCGATCCCGGCTCCTACGTGCCGCGCATCATGGAGATGACCGATTTCAACATGTGGTGCTGGAATAGCCGCGTGTTTCCGGACATCAGCCCGCTGGTCGTTTCCAGGAACGACAGGGTGCGGGTGCGGATCGGCAACCTGACCATGACCAACCATCCGGTTCACATGCATGGCTATGACTTCGAGGTGACATGCACGGATGGCGGATGGGTGCGGCCCGAAGCACGGTGGCCGGAGGTGAGCATCGATATCCCGGTCGGCGCGATGCGCGCCTACGAGTTCGACGCCAAGTATCTCGGCGACTGGGCGATCCACTGCCACAAGTCGCATCACACGATGAACGCGATGGGCCACGACATCCCGACCTTCATCGGTGCTGATAAGTCGAAGCTCGCCGAGAAGATCAGGAAGCTTCAGCCGGAATACATGCCCATGGGCACCAAGGGCATGGCCGATATGGGCGAAATGGAAATGCCCATTCCCGAGAACACTGTTCCAATGATGACCGGCTGGGGGCCGCATGGCCCGATCGAAATGGGCGGCATGTTCTCGGTCGTGAAGGTCCGCGAGGGCATCTCGGCGGACGATTACTCCGATCCCGGCTGGTACGAAAACCCGCCCGGAACGCAGGCCTGGGAGTGGACCGGCGAACTGCCGGACGCGACCAAGGCCAAAGACGCGAAGACGCAAATCACGCCGAAGCCGACGAACGGCTGAGGCTCAACATCCAACATCAGAAAAGGATCTACGCATGAAGAATTATGTAATGGCACTGGCTCTCGCGGCGCTTGCAACTCCCGCCCTCGCTTCCGGCAACCACGCCGGCGGTCATGGTGAGAAAATGGCGGTCGGCGAGCCTGGCGACAAGGCCAAGGCGACACAGACCATCCGCGTCACGATGAAGGAGACCGACGACGGAAAGATGATCTTCACTCCCGCCGTTATCAATGTCCGCAAGGGGCAGACGGTCAAGATCGCGATCAAGAATGCCGGAACCGTCGACCACGAATTTGTGCTCGATCAGGAAGACAAGATCCTTGAGCACAAGAAGGTCATGGAGAAGTTCCCGGAGATGGAGCATGCCGACCCCAATTCCATCCGCCTTCCGGCCGGCCAGTCCGGCGAGATCGTCTGGAAGTTCACCACCGACGGCGCGTTCAAATTCGCCTGCCTGATCCCCGGCCATTACGAAGCCGGCATGCACGGCGATGTCAGCGTCGCCGGGAAATAATTCCAACAAGGAGCCACGAATATGAAAACTGCGATGATCAAAATCAGTCTAGCCACCCTCCTCTCCGTCAGCGCGGCCTTCGGTGCGTTCGCCGAGGAGTTCACGAAGGGCGTCGTCAACAAGGTCGACGCGAAGGCGAAGAAGGTCACCATCAAGCATGAAGACCTGAAGAACCTCGACATGCCTGCGATGACGATGGTCTTCCGAGTCGAGGATCCGGCTCTGCTCGAAAAGCTGAAGGAAGGCTCGAGCATCGAGTTCGTTGCCGAACGCGTGAATGGCAAGCTGACCGTCACCGAAGTAAAATAGCATACTCCCTGTCGCCCGGATTCAACCGGGCGACAGGGCATCGAGGAGTGGAGACAATGCGCAGGAGAAGCTTCATCGCAATGGCGCCGTCCGCGCTGCTATTGCTCGCCGGACGGGTTGGTGCGACCGTCCCGACGGAGATGACTGTCTACAAGGATCCGAACTGCGGCTGCTGCCACGCATGGGCGAAGGCGATGACCGCCGCGGGCTATTCCGTCGACATCCGCGACGCCGACGACCTTGCCGCGGTCAAGGCGCGGCTGGGCGTGCCTGCGGACTTGGAGGGATGCCACATCGCCGTCGTTCAGGAATTTTACCTCGAGGGACACGTGCCGCTTGAGGCCGTCCAGCGCCTGCTAGAGGAGCGGCCGCCGGTCCGGGGACTGGCCGTGCCGGGCATGCCCTCCGGCTCGTTGGGAATGGGTGACGACCCGCAGGCGTCCTATGACGTCTATGCGATCCCCTCGAGGACCGGCGCGCCATACGTGTTCATGGAGGTCCGCCCCCGGAAGGGCTGACGCCTCGATCGTCCAAGCCATGCCGCACTACCGCTCAGGAAACCGGGGCGTTGCAGAGCGCTGACCAGAGATCGTGCTTCCAGTCGGTTCCCGGCCGCGCCGAAACGTCGATTGGATAGTCGGTGGAATTGATCCGCACCGTGGCGGGCGAAACGCAGCGCACGCTCGCCTTGTGCCGTCCGCCGTCCCGATAGAGCACTGCTCCGCCACCGTCGAATTCCGACAGTGTAATGACGACGTCGAAGTCGAAGGTGGGATCGCGAGAGACAGCGCCCTCCGCCAGACTGAGACTGACCGACCGGCTGCCACCGAACGAAGCGGTGTGGAAGACGGCAAGCCCGGCCGCCACCGACATCGATGCGGACTGCGCGCAAAGGATCAAAGTCAGAAGGACTCGGCGCATTTACCCCTCCCGCGGTGAATGCATTCCGATCCTATCATATCCTCGGAGGCTCCGCGACAGCGCCTTCGAGGTCGCCTCCGCTACGGCCCCCAGAACATCTGCATCTCTTCGGGCGTGACCTTACCGTCCTTGTTGGCGTCCACGCTACCGAAGATCGGCTTGTGGATCGCCGTCACCTCCTCGAATGACAGCGCGCCATCCCCGTCGGCGTCGGCGATCGCGAACATTATTTTCATCATGGGTCCGCGCATACCCGTCGTTGGCATGCCCCCCATCATGCCGGACTGAATCATGCCTGATCCGCCCGGCATTGCGCTCTGGCCTTGCGGGGTCGTGTCCTTCATTCCCGACGGCTGTGTCGCCTGCGCCGGGTCCGCAGGATGATGGGGATCCGCCCCGCTCGTCTGCGCAAGGGCGAGCTCTGCACTGCCGACGGCAATCGCCGCGGTCAGCAGGATAACATTTGGCACTGTCATTCCCATGTCTTTTCTCCTTTGGCTGGTTCTATCCGCGCCCGCTTGCCGGGGAACAGGATGGATGCGAATGTCGTGTCCAGCAGACGCGCCGCGGGGTCATCTAGTCGATGGCCGAACGGCGCAGCCTGAGCGAGTTGCCGATGACGCTGACCGATGACAGCGCCATAGCTGCGGCCGCGATGATCGGCGAGAGCAGCAGCCCGAAAGCGGGATAGAGTATGCCTGCAGCGATGGGCACGCCCGCCGCGTTGTAGATGAAGGCGAAGAACAGGTTCTGACGAATGTTGCTCATGGTCGCATGGCTGAGCT includes:
- a CDS encoding EF-hand domain-containing protein, yielding MGMTVPNVILLTAAIAVGSAELALAQTSGADPHHPADPAQATQPSGMKDTTPQGQSAMPGGSGMIQSGMMGGMPTTGMRGPMMKIMFAIADADGDGALSFEEVTAIHKPIFGSVDANKDGKVTPEEMQMFWGP
- a CDS encoding DUF411 domain-containing protein, giving the protein MRRRSFIAMAPSALLLLAGRVGATVPTEMTVYKDPNCGCCHAWAKAMTAAGYSVDIRDADDLAAVKARLGVPADLEGCHIAVVQEFYLEGHVPLEAVQRLLEERPPVRGLAVPGMPSGSLGMGDDPQASYDVYAIPSRTGAPYVFMEVRPRKG
- a CDS encoding multicopper oxidase family protein, coding for MFNRRQLFGASAALLAAGAWTKTSAMGLPDAPAMKSADMQPPLHPTSGPDYQPVVTLNGWTLPHRMNNGVKEFHLVAEPVEREMADGMTAYLWGYNGQSPGPTIEAVEGDRVRIFVTNKLPEHTTIHWHGMILPSGMDGVGGLTQPHIPVGKTFVYEFDLVKSGTFMYHPHSDEMVQMAMGMMGFFVVHPKDPKFMRVDRDFVFLLNAYDIDPGSYVPRIMEMTDFNMWCWNSRVFPDISPLVVSRNDRVRVRIGNLTMTNHPVHMHGYDFEVTCTDGGWVRPEARWPEVSIDIPVGAMRAYEFDAKYLGDWAIHCHKSHHTMNAMGHDIPTFIGADKSKLAEKIRKLQPEYMPMGTKGMADMGEMEMPIPENTVPMMTGWGPHGPIEMGGMFSVVKVREGISADDYSDPGWYENPPGTQAWEWTGELPDATKAKDAKTQITPKPTNG
- a CDS encoding YqaA family protein, encoding MIDLASYFGLFAAALGAATILPMQSESVLVGLLLTGKFSVPALLAVASIGNTLGSIVNWFLGRGVERFRDRRWFPVGEAALERSSRWYRKYGKWTLLLSWMPVLGDALTVVAGVLREPLLPFTILVFVAKTGRYVVLTLATLQFLG
- a CDS encoding cytochrome b, whose amino-acid sequence is MKRGYSLAQIGLHWLVALMVPGQYLTGGSIERTHHAVHMGMTPSYWDIVQHHLHNYAGMAIGLLMGVRLVLRILQPPDASAPGTWSERAATALHHAFYAAVIAQACMGFAASYFWLGIAPYHVVGSRIILGMVALHLAAAAWHTLVARDETVDRIVFPRSKRSAQEL
- the copM gene encoding CopM family metallochaperone, giving the protein MNTLATLAFLATAATVSFAALPSDASAQSTMAYPEKCKSEGMMMDKSKDDMSSGGMQVTDYQKASMDGMKDMNMNMMQGMMKKDADVSFVCGMIAHHMGAISMSEVELKYGDNEEAKQMAQRIIEAQKKEIEEMSKWVDKEVK
- a CDS encoding copper-binding protein yields the protein MKTAMIKISLATLLSVSAAFGAFAEEFTKGVVNKVDAKAKKVTIKHEDLKNLDMPAMTMVFRVEDPALLEKLKEGSSIEFVAERVNGKLTVTEVK
- a CDS encoding cupredoxin domain-containing protein, which gives rise to MKNYVMALALAALATPALASGNHAGGHGEKMAVGEPGDKAKATQTIRVTMKETDDGKMIFTPAVINVRKGQTVKIAIKNAGTVDHEFVLDQEDKILEHKKVMEKFPEMEHADPNSIRLPAGQSGEIVWKFTTDGAFKFACLIPGHYEAGMHGDVSVAGK
- a CDS encoding TolC family protein, with amino-acid sequence MIGCRKLIATLAFPLFLSGCITGAEYSSKEAGFTPVANKIATVTAKQTVWIQNQNQARAVAAEVRSLLDRKKSLDVETAVQIALLNNKGLQAAYADLGDSAADAWQSTMFINPTVSIGTTGMGTPELGAFKTVEGMITTNILALATRNRDIAIADTRFRQAQLTAAVRTLQVAADTRRAWIGAVATWENVGQLQRAQATADAASDLAEKLGETGAMTKGAQAREHGFVAELAGETAKARLAARLAKEELTRLMGLWGSDLDYQVPNSLPSLPKSVVRRDTIEAEALRNRIDLQVAKLELEATAKSYGLTEATRYVTDLEILTGFETEREIEDDERTTRTTGQVELEFAIPIFDTGKARMRKAELAYMRAANQLAEKAVNVRSEARSAYEAYRSNYDIARHYRNNVVPLRTKVEEESLLTYNGMITNTFELLTDTRDKINSILLSVNAKRDFWLAEANLAPAIYGGGATNAPAETEVAAASGSSAGGH